The Arachis duranensis cultivar V14167 chromosome 2, aradu.V14167.gnm2.J7QH, whole genome shotgun sequence genome has a window encoding:
- the LOC107472697 gene encoding uncharacterized protein LOC107472697, whose translation MGKAKKGPKFAVRKKVITTKAIKNYKQEVLDPRKKDHDKEKLPRNVPRYSSALFFEYNTALGPPYRVLIDTNFINFSIQNKLDLEKEMLKCLYAKCTPCITDCVMAELEKLGQKYRVALRIAKDPRFERILCTHKGTYADDCIVDRVTRNKCYIVATCDRDLKRRIRKIPGVPIMYITKRQYSIERLPEATMGGAPRI comes from the exons ATGGGTAAAGCTAAAAAAGGACCAAAATTTGCTGTGAGGAAAAAGGTTATTACCACCAAAGCTATCAAAAA CTACAAGCAGGAGGTTTTGGACCCAAGAAAGAAGGATCATGACAAGGAAAAGCTACCCAGAAACGT GCCGCGCTATTCTTCGGCACTTTTCTTTGAATACAATACTGCATTGGGACCCCCTTACCGTGTTTTAATCGATACCAACTTCATcaatttctccatccagaataAA TTGGATCTGGAGAAGGAAATGCTGAAGTGTTTATATGCAAAAT GCACCCCTTGCATCACAGATTGTGTGATGGCAGAGCTTGAAAAGTTAGGGCAGAAATATCGTGTCGCTCTGAG GATTGCAAAGGATCCTCGATTTGAGAGAATACTCTGTACTCATAAAGGGACATATGCTGATGACTGTATTGTTGATAGAGTTACTCGG AATAAGTGCTACATTGTTGCAACTTGTGATCGGGACTTGAAGAGGAGGATCCGGAAG ATTCCCGGTGTACCAATAATGTACATCACGAAACGCCAGTACTCGATTGAGCGCTTACCTGAAGCAACTATGGGTGGag CACCAAGAATATGA
- the LOC107472698 gene encoding uncharacterized protein LOC107472698, whose protein sequence is MLISLRISLLSLLLFSSLLFISSPILAKSRYPVSDAEVRQKKLQCYTDIDSGIWGWQCKSSNIARENCALRCLSPSCYELMYKSDPLEEGEKDFIRGQEYKYCMHRLSLGESLEGVKGAFDH, encoded by the exons ATGTTAATTTCCCTTCGAATTTCACTCTTATCTTTACTCTTATTCTCGTCGCTCCTCTTCATTTCTTCACCGATTCTCGCCAAATCCCGTTACCCAGTTTCC GATGCTGAAGTGAGGCAGAAGAAGCTTCAGTGCTATACTGATATTGACAG TGGGATATGGGGCTGGCAGTGCAAATCATCTAACATAGCAAGGGAGAATTGTGCCTTGCGATGCCTTTCGCCGTCTTGTTATGAGCTTATGTACAAGAGTGACCCG CTTGAAGAGGGAGAAAAGGACTTCATTCGAGGCCAAGAGTACAAATACTGTATGCATAG GTTGTCCTTGGGAGAGAGCCTTGAGGGTGTCAAGGGTGCATTTGATCACTAG